AAGAAGTGGTTGAAGCCGACCTCGTACAGGCTGGCCGCCGACTGGTACGTCGCGATATGACCGCCGACGCCCAGGCCGGGGCGGTTCGCCCGCGCGACCATCACCGCGGCATTCCAGCGGATCAGCTGGCGGATGCGGAACTCGAGGGCCTCGTCGCCCGGGTAGTAGGGCTCGTTCTCGGGAGAGATGGTGTTTACGTAGTCGGTCTGAACCATCGAGGGCAGCCCGATCTGCCGCTGGCGGGCGTGGAGGAAGATCCGGTGCAGCAGGTACCGGGCGCGGGCGCGGCCCTGGGTGTCGGCTACGTCGTCGATGG
The Actinomycetota bacterium DNA segment above includes these coding regions:
- a CDS encoding pyruvate dehydrogenase (acetyl-transferring), homodimeric type; the encoded protein is MPYDVFGGHLPDPYPDETAEWLAAIDDVADTQGRARARYLLHRIFLHARQRQIGLPSMVQTDYVNTISPENEPYYPGDEALEFRIRQLIRWNAAVMVARANRPGLGVGGHIATYQSAASLYEVGFNHF